Part of the Triticum aestivum cultivar Chinese Spring chromosome 4D, IWGSC CS RefSeq v2.1, whole genome shotgun sequence genome is shown below.
GAGTCGGACGAGGGTCCCACCTGTAAATGACTCAAGTGTATCTTTTTTCCATTTTCCTTTTTCTCCTGGGCATTTTCCTCCTGGACATTTCAACAAACAGGTAATGTGTGTGTACCGACATCCGTGCACTGCACAGCGCCAGCGCCGCTCGCCGCCCTTGCTAGCCGGCGGTCACCCGAGACCTGGCCTCACTCGTGCTCGCGGCGCCTGCCCGGAGGCCCTAGCCGTGCTCGTGCTCGTGCTCGCGGCCCCCGCCCATTGGCCTTCGCCGCGCCCGTGCTCGCGTGCACCATGGAGGAGCGCCATGGCCGCGCCCATGCTCGCGGTGACAGCCAAAGGCCCTGGTCGGGGGTGCTCCGTGGTGGAGCGTGCTGGTCACGCCCGTGCTCGCGGCGCGGCCCTTGCCGCGCGCGCCATCAAGGAGCGCCATGGCCACGGCCACGCTCGTGGCGGTGCCCCGTGGTGGCCGCGAGCCCCGTGGTGGCTTCCCAGACCGAAGCGTGCCGACGACCTTTGGACCCAGAGAGGTGCTCGGCATCAAGACGCCTCCCAGCACGCGCGGCCGCGACTTTGACTCTGACGCAGGTGAAGCCCTCCACGTGGCGGCGCGGCCCTGGACAGCTAGCCGCAGCGGCTCGGCAGTGGTCTGGGTGGCGGGGCAGACAAGAGCTGGAGGTGTGGCTGGGGTTGGATCCCGCCCGGGGCAGTGGCTTGTGGCGGCGGATTGTAGGTGGCTGGGGCGGCGGACAGTAGGTCGCTAGGGCGGCAGGGAGGGCAGACGGTAGGTCGCTAGGGCGGCGGGGAGGCTCTCTGGTGGTGGCGTGGCTCGCCGGGGTaaggctccggcggcggcgctggataTGGCTGGGTTGATGGGGAAGACGGTGcttgggggagagagagaggccgacaGGTGGGCCTTTGGCCACCTCAGCAAATTTATCCATGTAGGCATGCCACATCggcccgacaggtgggtcccacatgtcGGTTTCATTGTTTTCGCGGCCAAATCAGCCCGTCGGTGCTCCACGTTACGTATTAGGCTCAGAACCGGTGGTTTTTTGTGACCTGGCTCAAATCTGGCACTGacctgttaccctagccccaagtgtggtggttttgggtaaataactccgTTACCGAAGACCACTGTCAAGTTAAACATCAGCTTGGGAGCTCATCTTCAGCGTTCTTCCAACAAGCAAACTTGTGTAATTGCAGATGCACTCCTTAGCGAGCTAAACACGAAAACAGACAAGCCATTCCAGTTCAACGGTGTCATGCATCAATTATCAAGGAGCGGTGCATACGAAAATTAGTATATTGCTTTAAACCCCAGCCCAATTTACAGTAACTATATAAAGGAACTCACTGGAAAGATGGGACACGAGATGATGTCAATTCAGAGGGGAGCCCTTCAACGGAAGTAGACAGATACGAGTGGGATGTCAACGTcattgtcatcgtcatcctcacagGCCACCACAACATCCAGATGGCGCCGATACGATGGCACCTCCATCTTGGCCACCTCCCTGGCAACGTCGGCCACCTTCCTGTCCAGCCGCTCCTTGTGCCTGGGGAACATGGAGTTGTACAGCAGCGATGTGCCGCATGATATGCTGTATGCGTTCAACCCCTTCTCCTTGAGCCACTCCAGGAGCTCCCGTAACGTGATGTTGCCTGTTACGGTCCACCGGTCCCAGACCGTCCACGACAAGTCCTTGTGCTTGATGGTCTTGGGTGGGACCGGCTCGGCAATGGAGAAGAGGGGGATTGCCAGGTTTGCAAACGTGTTGCGGTAGTCTTCAACCTTGTGCCCGCCGGCAAGGACTTTGTAAAGCTCTAGACAGACGAGGCCAGTGGCCATTGCGGTTGCTGTGGCAATGGCAGGGATAATCCTGCCGGCTATGAATTTAGCCTTCAGTTTGTCCACTTCAGGAATGCTGTAATTCCTCGCCCTCATGTTGGCAAAACCAGCTATCACGTCCATATGGAAATTTGTGTCATCATCCTGCACATACAGAAAAGCATATCAGTAATTCTGAAACTTGTATGCAAAACTGCAAATCTGGATTACATTTGTGTTCATTCTAGAGAGTAGATATTTAGCATAAGTTCCATCGTATACAAGTGCAGGCAAACACTACTTCCGGCGAAGAATTTAGAGATGAATAACACTGACCTTCTCAAACTGTATTGGGTTCATGTGGAACCCCGGTGGCAGTGTTTTGGAGATTTGTTCTAGCTTCGTGATAAGCTCCTCAATGACACCAGCATCATCAACAGATGCAGACGATATACTAGTTGCCTTCTCATCTGTAACTATCTTAACCCCCTGTTTTGGTTGGAATTCAGGAACAATCACCTTGTCAACAGCTTCAGCAGCCACTTTGTTTCGAGTTTTGGCCCAGTCAGGTATGGGTATTCCAAATGTCTCTGCCCTTAGTATCGAAGCAGCTAAAATAAAGTTAAGCTGACTTGGATCCGTCGACGAGAATTCAAGAGGTCGTGGAAACCGCTTTGGTGCAGACCAGAATGGAGCACCAGAGCTAGTCATCGAGTCTTCTGGGAAAGTATACGTCAGCTGCTTCACACGGTTGGAGAAATAATCCTCAAACCTAAGTTACACCATCAATAAAAAACAGTGTAGTGAGTAACATGAAATCTATGAAGCATAGTCAAAAGCAAATATTTTTGTCTGCAATAGTTTTGTACAGTTCAACCATATTAAAACGAAGCAGGTATACAAAGAGTATGGACAAACAGGGTTAAAACTTACTTAAGACGGGCCCAGGTAATACAATCTTGGAATGTCTCACACTTGTCTCCATGAAGGCATTCAATAACACGTTCAAGCTGATCCCTAGCTTGTGCATCACCAGCAGTTCGTGCTGCAGCTACATATACGCTAGGATTTGATAGGAAACCATTTACTTCAGTGGGAGTCTTCTCAAGTAAACCCTCAAATTCAGACCTAGCCCAGGTCAGGCAGTGATCAATATTATGAGGAAATGAATGTACAGTGCACATAGGTGCCTGCTTTTCAGGTGGATCTCTGGACGCCCCATAGTTCTCTGTCAAGTGAGGTATGACCATTTGTGCATTGCATTTAGCACCAAGAGTTCCAGATTCTAGAAGTGGCTTCTGGAAATATACACATCGGGAGTCTATGTACATTCTTGCAGTCACATTGTCAAGGGCATTGACAACAGCATCAAGGTTTTCCCAAAAGGCATCATTAAAGACATTTTCGGTCTCAGGGCTTGCCCTGTTCTGAAGGGCCTCGACATGAAGCTTAGGGTTAATCGCCATGGCAGCCGTAGCAGCAACAGTCGACTTGGGCTGCCCAATGTTCCAGTCACGGAAAAGGAACTGGCGACTGAGATTGCTCTTTTCAATAACATCATCATCTGTCACAGTCAGCTTTCCATTCTGGCTGCAAGAAATGCCCATCAGTGCCAGGTTCTTCAGAAATTCACACCCGAGCGCCCCAGAGCCGACCATAAAGATTTTTGCCTGCTCCAGTTTGTTTTGAAGCTTAGATCCAAACACACTGATCTGTGCATCATATCTTGTGTTCTCTGGCTTCAAATCACCAGGCTCCAAAGGCTCAACAGGGAGAGACTCGACAGAATCGAAATAGAAGAACTGTGAAATCAAGACAACTAATATTACATATCTCTGAAACAAATTGGAAGATATATTGAATAAAAGAGACGGCAGATTCTAACCTGATAAAGCGGATGAAATTTCCCCGAGCATGCTTTCACAACCTCCTGACCTACAATACCACCAAACATTGCAGCCATAGGATTCAGAACAGCCCTGGAACCACTTGCGAAATGTTGCAGGAGCTTTTTGTCAATTTCTTCGAGTTTCCCATCACCCAGAGTTTCATTAATGCTAATAGCTAAATCTACCAGCCTTTGCACGTCATCAGTAGAACCAGCGACAGGGAATCGTCCCAATTCATTCCTGAACTTATCCAAAGCTTGGAAAGCCAAATGCAAGAGAGGGGGGCGGTCAAACTTAGAGAAATCACTCATAAGAAATTCTCCTGGTTCTTTCATGGCCTCTTTCAAGGGTTTAAATTTAAGAACCTTTGGTGGCTTGACCTGTGTGACAATCCCACCTCTGACGTATGTGCCAAATGAGGAGGTGTCTTCTTCCAGAAAGAAAGAGTAAGGCCTGGCGTTCTTAACCTTTCTTGGTTTTCCATCATTCAGCTCAGTCATTCCATGAACTTCAGAGAATACAACTAAGTCACCATCCTGGAACTCCAGTCGCTCATCATCGACACAGGAGACTAGCGCTGGGTTGTCATTACTGATCGATGCTACAATTCCTGTATGTGGTTCCTCTCCATCGACATCCAAAACAGTAAACTCAGGACCAAAATCACAAAAGACACTGCCAAAAAGACCACGGACTTCAGACTTAATGAAAGCAATGGGTGGCTGATGGTTGTGGCAGTAATCATCAAACTCAACTGCCTTTTCTAAGGTGATATCAGTAAAAACTACAGCCTGTAAGGTCATAAGGAAATGATTATTCCGAGAAGAAATAAAAAATGGAGTTGTAATAAACAAGAATACCTAATTTGTATAATACTCCTCAAAAGTTAAAACCATGTAAACTGGTATGCAAAGCAAAAACCACACTGTCAAAAGCAAGAAAATGGGAACAAAACTCATTGCGGGCCATGCTAGCATCGAGTATATGTCCACAAATTCAAAGAAAACAGATAACATGTCTACAGAAATGctaaaaaaaatatagttgtgtACTTGTTCATCTTTTTGGGGTTTTTTCTCTGTTTTGCTTTTTGGTCTTCAAAATTTTCTGTTGGGTTCCATATCTAGCTAGACTACCCCAACTTGCCTGGGACAAAAGGCTGCTGTTGTTTACATTTCTGCTGGGGTTCCATATGCTGCTGCTGCTCGTCTTCTCACCAGTTTGTGTGGTTTTGATGGATATATGGCTGTGGTGAAGATATTACTAAGAAAAGTTGATTACATTTCTATGTCACATGCAACACTGTATAGGTTGTAATCATGGTGGGTTTCAGGACAAGGGCATACAGCCTTCGCTGTCTGGGTTGCTATGGCAGAAAATGCAGCTAGGGCAGCACCTTAGGGTTGGAGTCTGATCTCCCTTTTGATATGTGGACTGCATTATAACAGTAGTATCTCTTTTTATAGATGTCGTATAGGTTAGGAAAAGGTTGAACAAAGTCATGTGGATAAAGCAAGAGACTAACCAACTAGGAAACAGATCAAATCTAATCAAAAGAATTTGGAGACATAACAGTATAACAAAGCTGCCTAGGAGCCTAATCCACCTGCCCTAGTGGCGCCTTGAAACAACGCACATAGGGAGGCTCTCATGGAATTATACGATACACATTGGCAAATACAAAACACAGACGACGCGTGCCATTTCAGACCAAAACCACACAACTAAAGTAGCAAGGAAGAAGACACAGAAACCCAAGGGTATATGAATGTGAATTACTTTTAAGCTATTCCAAGTTCCAACTTACATGGACACTCTGTTGTTACAACTCACATGGATGGAAAGTACATGCAGAATACCAACATAAACTAAAATGGAAAGCGCACAGGAGTAGGAAAAAACAGCAAGGAGATCACACATCAATTTTCTGCTCACATACCTGGAACTTAGAAAGGTGTTCCTTGGTCAAATCACCAGTTAGAGTGGAGATGATAACAGCATTGTTAAGATCTTGTAGCTTCAGAACACAAGCTTGAGCACGGTTTTGCCCAACATCCTTCTCTGAGAGGAAAAAGTTGCTTGACAAGTCCCATAGCTCCACATTACCATCATCGTGCAAAGTTACAGACTTGACACCCGCAAGCACAAGGTTCTTTGCTGCAATACATGGATATTATAAGTAAATTATTTGTAAGACAAACAATTTTAACATCTAATGACTTAGATACCAGAAAGCCAATTCAAATTTCAGAACGAGAATTTAAACAGTAATCACCAGTGCATGCATCATATCTTCTGGTGAAACAAGACTAGTACAGAAACACAGCGAGACAAAAACAATCGGTTGATGGTTTGCAGACAATACAGAAACACAGTGAGACAACAAAAAAATCTGTTGATGGTTTGCAGACAATCATAAGACAGAATAAGATGAGCACATCTAGGACTAGGAGTGTTCTAGGACTCAAATAATAAAATCAGTCCCTCCATATGAGGCATATCACTTGGTTTGATTGGTCAAACTACGAACGCAACCAGTAGAGGCAGAGCTGAGATAAGAAGGCTGTACAAGACATCCTGGCGCATCCACATATCAGCTCACAATAGCAACCGAGGATTAACACTATTAGTACTCTATACGTAAAAACATAATAATATATCCAATAGAGATAGAAGTGACAACTCATAGTGCTGCCCATGGTATAAGTTGAGAATTGAAATTATGGAAAGAAATTAAAGAAGGGGGGGCTGAGCAGTTGTTACCGATTTCGGCGCCGAGGCCCTGGAGTCCGGAGACGAGGACGTTGGAGGCGAAGAGGCGCTTCATGGTCTCGCGGCCGTACACGGCGAGCTGGCGGCTGTGGAGGTCCTCGTCGATCTCCGTGGGCCTGGCCATGGCGTCGTCGGCGGCAGCGGGGCGGGTTTTCTTCTGCAAGTTCTCGACCTCGCTGGCGACGATCTCCCGCTTCCGAGGAAGCATATAGTGCGCGACGCCGCCGATGAACCCGGCCGCCGCCGCGAAAAGCAGGCAGTAGTAGTAGGCGGCCGGCGGGAGCTGCCGCGACAGATCCAGCGTGCGAGGAGAGGCCTGCAACTGACCGCGGGCGGCTCGTCGTGAGGCGgggagagcgagggggagggaggatCGGGGAGAGGGGGGATTGGGCGGAAGCACGGAGCTCACCAAGGATTCGTGGAGTGCGAGGAGAGCCTCTAGGGTTATACGAGGAAGATGAGAGAATTAGGAGGTCGACTCAACTATACAAACGTTGGCGATGTTCGCCTATCTGGGGGTGTGGCTTGACAGGTGAGGCACGGGGCTTGTGGGCCCGCTTGGCAGTGGAACTGGAAGTGTACGTGTGCTGCACTGCTGCTTTCCTTCTAGGCAGACGGAGAATCTGATTCTTGCTCCTTCTTTTTTTACAAACTTCACCTTTATTCACTCGAAAGAATTGTTGCATCGTTTACAagtagggtttttatcatttatgtcaCCAGTtatgtcccactactcagttttgctaCTAGAATTTTTAACTGCTCAAAAGTGCCATCACTTTGTTAGATACATGCTCAAAAATGtcactggacaccattattgtgacctCAAATCTCTTTTgtcatgttataatgacataaatacctatgaatCAACATGCCAGCTCTTCCACCACATaaaacatgtggtaagcaatccaaacaattaaaaaaaacatgtcagctctccctctatctcactacaaccAAGTGTGGGGTCCACTTGATCCCAACAgcattcttattttcctgtaaaattattcgcttgcttACTCCTGATAAATGGGGCCACACTtctcattgtgagatagagagaactgatatgtgggtctaggcttatttttgtcatataatatggtcaacgggtttgacatgaaaataacaatgtctaatggcatttttgaacAAACATCTAAtgaaacgatggcattttttagatatctaatggcatttttgagctagcatctcacagatcgatggcatttttgagcaaacatctaacgaaACAATGGCATTTTTAGCTAGCATCTCacagatcgatggcatttttgagcagttgaaaatcctaatggcaaaactgagtagtgggacacaactgaTGGCATAGATGATAAAAACCCTTACAAGTATGGATACCACCGCATTCGATGTTAAATTCATCCAAACAAAGGGAGAGGAAAATCTAGCTATCCTAACTAACTAGTCCATGAGCTACGTTATTACTTTCTATATTACAACAACCATATACCACATGATTAAAGGCTGGCACATGAAATAAAGTCATCAAAGATTGCGGGAGCTACCGAGGATGGATTGCCCTATGTCAAGGTTGCACCAACTTCCATGACATCCGAATTGATCTCAACCTTGCTACAAACCATGGTTCGTGCGAGATTTATATTGAATCTCAGAGCCAAAGCCTCTTTTGTGAAAGAGTCATAATAAATCTCAACCTTTTCATTTGTTGCAGTTTATGAACTTCCCATTTGAGCCAAAATCCAGCATCAACATTTAACTTCATGTAGCTAGACTGTGGTTTTATCCATGCAGAGGATCGAGCCTTAGCCTTTGGCACGCAAGCAATGCTAGAAGTTCGCCGAAAGACCACGCACCGCAAGGCTAATCTGCGAAGAACTTTGGATGTCTTCTCCATGATAAACTTTTATGTGATCAAACCATAGATACCACTTCGTAGTAGCCACCAATTCTCTCAATTTTGTCATGCCTAGGATTTGAACTTCATTTGTCTGCCATGCGCAACAAATGCTCTAGTATGGCTTCGTCAACTAAGTCAATTGAACATGCTCTTTTGATAACATCATACAAACCTAGCCGCCTTCAAACATTCACCAATCATGGAAATTCAAAGAGAATATGTCTAATATTGTCTGGACCAAGATTACAATCAGGACAGTGCGCTTTAACCTTCATGTGTTACCTGCCGAAATAGCTCGACAAGGTATAGTACTGTGTAATGCCCTCTAAATAAATAGTACTGTGTAATGCCCTctaaaggactaaggatatgtttctcgtttatggaggtgataaagagctcgtcgtaaacggttacgtcgatgcaagctttgacactgatccggatgactctaagtcacaaaccggatatgtatttttattgaatggtggagctgtcagttggtgcagttccaagcagagcgtcgtggcgggatctacgtgtgaagcggagtacatagctgcttcggaagcagcaaatgaaggagtctggatgaagaagttcatatccgatctaggtgtcatacctagtgcatcaggtccaatgaaaatctttagtgacaatactggtgcaattgctttggcaaaggaatccagatttcacaagagaatcaagcacatcaagagacgcttcaattccaccgcgatcaagtcaagaagggagacatagagatttgcaagatacatacggatctaaatgttgcagacccgttgactaagcctctctcacgagcaaaacatgatcagcaccaagactccatgggtgttagaatcattactatgtaatctagattactgactctagtgcaagtgggagactaaaggaaatatgccctagaggcaataataaagttgttatttatatttccttacatcatgataaatgtttattattcatgctagaattgtattaaccagaaacttagtacatgtgtgaatacatagacaaaatgagtgtcactagtatgcctctacttggctagctcgttaatcaaagatggttaagtttcttaaccatggacatgagttgtcatttgattaacgggatcacatcattagagaatgatgtgattgactggacccatcccttagcttagcacgatgatcgtttagttcgttgctattgttttcttcataacttatacatgttcctatgactatgagattatgcaactcccgaataccggaggaacacttagtgtgctatcaaacgtcacaacgtaactgggtggttataaagatgctctacaggtgtctccgatggtgtttgttgagttggcatagatcgagattaggatttgtcactccgattgtcggaaaggtatctctgggccctctcggtaatgcacatcactataagccttgcaagcaatgtgactaatgagttagttatgggatgatgcattacggaacgagtaaagacacttgccggtaacgagattgaactaggtattgagataccgacgatcgaatctcgggcaagtaacataccgatgacaaagggaacaatgtatgttgttatgcggtttgaccgataaagatcttcgtagaatatgtaggaaccaatatgagcatccaggttccgctgttggctATTGATCAGAGGtgagtctcggtcatatctacatagttctcgaacccgtagggtccgcacgcttaacgtttggtgacgatcggtattatgagtttatgtgttttgatgtattaaaggttgttcggagtcccggatgtgatcacaggcatgacgaggagtctcgaaatggtcgagacataaagatcgatatattggaagcctatgtttggacatcgaaatggtttcgggtgagtacgagcatttaccggagtaccggagggttacccgaaccccccggggagtatatgggccttgttgggccttagtgggaaagagaggaggcggccaaggtgggggcgcccccccccccaagccaaatccgaattggggtgggggccgacccccctttccttctccctctctcctccttccttcctctcctactccaactagggaaggggggaatcctactcccggtgggagtaggtgtaacgcccgggtaatcaagctacagtaattccccgctaatctacagtaattccccgctaatcatgccacgtcacctcggttactgttgttaaccgtgcgatgatccaaaaccgtttcataatttaaattcaattaatgtcgacaataaaagtttttcaaaatttaaaacaaaaatgttcgggagatgccatattttgcgTAAGtgaatatggtgtagtaaacacatttttagaaaatgcctaaatattttaaaatggtgtaaaaagaaaagaaaataaataaaaagaaaaaggagcccccccccactggaccctggcccaactgggccaacccccaggcccagccggccacccactccccccctTATCCACTCACCACCGACACCCCACCACTCCNNNNNNNNNNNNNNNNNNNNNNNNNNNNNNNNNNNNNNNNNNNNNNNNNNNNNNNNNNNNNNNNNNNNNNNNNNNNNNNNNNNNNNNNNNNNNNNNNNNNNNNNNNNNNNNNNNNNNNNNNNNNNNNNNNNNNNNNNNNNNNNNNNNNNNNNNNNNNNNNNNNNNNNNNNNNNNNNNNNNNNNNNNNNNNNNNNNNNNNNNNNNNNNNNNNNNNNNNNNNNNNNNNNNNNNNNNNNNNNNNNNNNNNNNNNNNNNNNNNNNNNNNNNNNNNNNNNNNNNNNNNNNNNNNNNNNNNNNNNNNNNNNNNNNNNNNNNNNNNNNNNNNNNNNNNNNNNNNNNNNNNNNNNNNNNNNNNNNNNNNNNNNNNNNNNNNNNNNNNNNNNNNNNNNNNNNNNNNNNNNNNNNNNNNNNNNNNNNNNNNNNNNNNNNNNNNNNNNNNNNNNNNNNNNNNNNNNNNNNNNNNNNNNNNNNNNNNNNNNNNNNNNNNNNNNNNNNNNNNNNNNNNNNNNNNNNNNNNNNNNNNNNNNNNNNNNNNNNNNNNNNNNNNNNNNNNNNNNNNNNNNNNNNNNNNNNNNNNNNNNNNNNNNNNNNNNNNNNNNNNNNNNNNNNNNNNNNNNNNNNNNNNNNNNNNNNNNNNNNNNNNNNNNNNNNNNNNNNNNNNNNNNNNNNNNNNNNNNNNNNNNNNNNNNNNNNNNNNNNNNNNNNNNNNNNNNNNNNNNNNNNNNNNNNNNNNNNNNNNNNNNNNNNNNNNNNNNNNNNNNNNNNGCCACTCCCCCCCTCCACGCGCGGCTGTGCCCCGCCTACCATCGACCGTCGCTTCCCgcgccctccggcgccgccccagTGCTCGCCTCTGCCTCCCGCCGGAgctccacgccggccgccgccctgctCATCCACGTGGCCTCGCCGGTGCCGCGCCGGCCTTTTTCCCCTCGCCGTGGCCCCAACTGGCTGCGTCCAGTTCGGGCGCCCGCACCCGCACGTTCCGGCGCCCACCCGCGCCCGTGTGCCCGATAAGGCCCCCAgggcctatgacacatgggcccctaCACCCAGAacaaaaaaatgatttaaaaaataataaaaataataataaattaataaatgaataaataaagaaaataaaaataaaaataaaactaattaattaattagttaattaaccctgtttagattaatctaatttaattaattactTTAAttattagttaaccctaattaccctaatcagtctatgacaggtgggacccacgtgtcagatgactgctgatgtcagcatgatgtcatgctgatgtcatcgcaacactgtttcggataatgttgaattaaatgaattaaataaattctaaaatgatttaaaactttagaaaatcatatcttttaatccgtaactcggatggaaatactttgtacatgaaagttgctcagaacgacgagacgaatccggatacgcagcccgttcgtccaccacacctccctaacctatcgaacacgcaactttccccctccgtttcatctgtccgaaaatgcgaaacatcgggaatactttcccggatgtcccccccttcaccggtaccacctactgccgcgttaggacacacctagcaccgctcattgtcatgtcacgcatcgtcatgcttatgtttgcattgtatttactgtttcttcccccctcttctctctggtagactacgagaccgacgctgctgctgaccagttcgactacggagttgacgacccctcctacttgccagagcaaccaggcaagccccccccccttgatcaccagatatcgcctattcttctctatactgcttgcattagagtagtgtagcatgttgctgctttccgttaatccta
Proteins encoded:
- the LOC123096689 gene encoding ubiquitin-activating enzyme E1 2-like; translated protein: MLPRKREIVASEVENLQKKTRPAAADDAMARPTEIDEDLHSRQLAVYGRETMKRLFASNVLVSGLQGLGAEIAKNLVLAGVKSVTLHDDGNVELWDLSSNFFLSEKDVGQNRAQACVLKLQDLNNAVIISTLTGDLTKEHLSKFQAVVFTDITLEKAVEFDDYCHNHQPPIAFIKSEVRGLFGSVFCDFGPEFTVLDVDGEEPHTGIVASISNDNPALVSCVDDERLEFQDGDLVVFSEVHGMTELNDGKPRKVKNARPYSFFLEEDTSSFGTYVRGGIVTQVKPPKVLKFKPLKEAMKEPGEFLMSDFSKFDRPPLLHLAFQALDKFRNELGRFPVAGSTDDVQRLVDLAISINETLGDGKLEEIDKKLLQHFASGSRAVLNPMAAMFGGIVGQEVVKACSGKFHPLYQFFYFDSVESLPVEPLEPGDLKPENTRYDAQISVFGSKLQNKLEQAKIFMVGSGALGCEFLKNLALMGISCSQNGKLTVTDDDVIEKSNLSRQFLFRDWNIGQPKSTVAATAAMAINPKLHVEALQNRASPETENVFNDAFWENLDAVVNALDNVTARMYIDSRCVYFQKPLLESGTLGAKCNAQMVIPHLTENYGASRDPPEKQAPMCTVHSFPHNIDHCLTWARSEFEGLLEKTPTEVNGFLSNPSVYVAAARTAGDAQARDQLERVIECLHGDKCETFQDCITWARLKFEDYFSNRVKQLTYTFPEDSMTSSGAPFWSAPKRFPRPLEFSSTDPSQLNFILAASILRAETFGIPIPDWAKTRNKVAAEAVDKVIVPEFQPKQGVKIVTDEKATSISSASVDDAGVIEELITKLEQISKTLPPGFHMNPIQFEKDDDTNFHMDVIAGFANMRARNYSIPEVDKLKAKFIAGRIIPAIATATAMATGLVCLELYKVLAGGHKVEDYRNTFANLAIPLFSIAEPVPPKTIKHKDLSWTVWDRWTVTGNITLRELLEWLKEKGLNAYSISCGTSLLYNSMFPRHKERLDRKVADVAREVAKMEVPSYRRHLDVVVACEDDDDNDVDIPLVSVYFR